A genomic window from Chromatiales bacterium 21-64-14 includes:
- a CDS encoding transcriptional regulator — translation MKPPNTVPSFARSAPGFKRSPCPITNTLDVLGDRWTLLVVRDLFLGKRLFGEFSASPEGIPTNILADRLKRLEREGVLCRIPYQERPVRYAYTLTDKGRDLSPVLEAMMGWANRHIPETARLPRDMVEKLRRGR, via the coding sequence ATGAAGCCACCCAACACCGTGCCATCCTTCGCTCGGTCTGCCCCGGGTTTCAAACGGTCCCCCTGCCCTATCACCAACACCCTGGATGTCCTCGGGGACCGCTGGACCCTGCTCGTGGTGCGCGACTTGTTCCTGGGCAAGCGCCTGTTCGGGGAGTTCAGCGCGTCCCCCGAGGGTATCCCCACCAATATCCTGGCGGACCGGCTCAAACGCCTGGAGCGAGAAGGGGTGTTGTGCCGAATCCCCTACCAGGAGCGCCCGGTGCGTTATGCGTATACCCTGACGGACAAGGGCCGCGATCTGTCGCCGGTGTTGGAGGCGATGATGGGCTGGGCCAACCGCCACATACCCGAGACCGCCAGGCTCCCCAGAGACATGGTCGAAAAACTAAGGCGGGGCCGCTGA
- a CDS encoding hydroxylase, whose translation MGSLSVTTQRSPENHLQTAGSVPQQADVLVIGAGPAGSTVAALLAARGLRVTVLEKARHPRFHIGESLLPANLPLFDKLGVAAEVRAIGMEKWGAEFVSPWHEQKTQTFEFADAWDKSMPMAYQVRRSEFDQILARNAARKGATVLEGCTVRDVQFLPRGDGATVSATRDDGSTSIWRASFVIDASGRDTFLASRFKAKYRNPKHTSAAIYAHFRGAQRLDGKAQGHISIFWFQHGWFWFIPLVDGTTSVGAVIWPYYLKSRTKPLDAFFADTIAMSTELSARLAIATRVTAVEATGNFSYSCDHTHGTNYLLIGDSYTFIDPVFSTGVMLAMQNAFFAADAVHICLRDPAHAKRALARFDRKMRHGPRQFSWLIYRINHPTMRDLFMGPRNIGRAKEALLSVLAGDIFGKTPLWTSLRLFKSIYYISALRHLNRSWKALWSRKRQIRPE comes from the coding sequence ATGGGTAGTCTGTCAGTGACTACACAGCGGTCACCGGAGAACCACTTGCAAACCGCGGGATCCGTGCCGCAGCAGGCCGATGTCCTGGTCATCGGCGCGGGGCCAGCTGGGTCTACGGTGGCCGCATTGCTCGCAGCGCGTGGGTTGCGTGTGACCGTACTGGAAAAAGCCCGTCACCCACGTTTCCACATCGGTGAGTCCCTGCTGCCGGCGAACCTCCCTCTGTTCGACAAATTGGGAGTGGCCGCCGAAGTGCGCGCCATCGGGATGGAAAAGTGGGGCGCGGAATTCGTATCGCCCTGGCACGAACAAAAAACCCAGACGTTCGAGTTCGCCGACGCATGGGACAAATCCATGCCCATGGCCTACCAAGTCCGGCGTTCCGAGTTCGACCAGATTCTCGCTCGAAACGCCGCACGCAAGGGCGCCACGGTGTTAGAAGGTTGCACGGTACGCGACGTGCAGTTTCTGCCGCGGGGAGACGGTGCTACCGTCAGCGCCACGCGTGATGACGGAAGCACTTCCATTTGGCGTGCCAGTTTCGTCATCGATGCCTCTGGGCGTGACACCTTTCTGGCTAGCCGATTCAAGGCCAAGTACCGGAACCCGAAGCATACCAGTGCCGCAATCTACGCCCACTTTAGAGGAGCGCAACGGCTCGACGGCAAGGCGCAGGGCCACATCAGCATCTTCTGGTTCCAGCACGGTTGGTTCTGGTTTATCCCACTGGTCGATGGCACTACCAGCGTCGGTGCGGTAATTTGGCCCTACTATCTTAAATCACGCACCAAGCCGTTAGATGCGTTCTTCGCCGACACTATTGCCATGTCGACAGAGCTATCGGCGCGGCTGGCTATTGCTACGCGGGTGACCGCTGTTGAGGCCACCGGAAATTTTTCATATAGCTGCGACCACACTCACGGCACCAATTACCTGCTCATCGGAGATTCCTATACCTTCATAGACCCGGTATTTTCCACCGGCGTGATGTTGGCCATGCAGAACGCTTTTTTCGCCGCCGATGCTGTACATATTTGCCTGCGTGACCCGGCGCACGCTAAACGGGCATTGGCTCGCTTTGATCGAAAAATGCGCCATGGTCCACGCCAATTTTCGTGGCTTATCTATCGCATCAACCATCCCACCATGCGCGACTTGTTCATGGGCCCCCGCAATATCGGTCGGGCAAAAGAGGCATTACTGTCTGTTCTGGCCGGGGACATTTTCGGAAAAACACCGCTATGGACCTCATTGCGATTATTCAAAAGCATCTACTATATTAGCGCGTTGCGTCACCTGAACCGCTCTTGGAAGGCGCTGTGGTCACGAAAACGGCAAATCCGTCCGGAATAG
- a CDS encoding transcriptional regulator: MLWALAGGEALPASELAYRAGITCQTASYHLARLVEARLLTVEPCLRYRYYRLASPEVAHLLEDLMALSGPPPLRDRADRAVVDRLRLARSCYDHLAGGLGVALTDALDCQGWIELSERDYRVTPCGDAGFSGLGIEIPVLRRQPRLFARRCIDWSERRPHIGGAVGAALMERLQALGWIRRERATRVIRVTPRGRRGLWDTFGFGTK; the protein is encoded by the coding sequence ATGTTGTGGGCGCTGGCGGGCGGGGAGGCATTGCCCGCCAGCGAGCTTGCCTACCGAGCAGGAATCACCTGCCAGACCGCGAGCTATCATCTGGCGCGACTGGTCGAGGCGCGACTGCTGACGGTGGAACCCTGCCTGCGCTATCGCTACTATCGATTGGCGAGCCCTGAGGTGGCGCATCTGCTGGAGGATCTTATGGCCTTGTCGGGACCCCCACCGCTGCGGGATCGCGCGGACCGTGCCGTGGTCGATCGGTTGCGCTTGGCACGTAGTTGCTACGATCATTTGGCGGGCGGTCTCGGAGTGGCCTTGACCGACGCATTGGATTGCCAGGGGTGGATCGAGTTGAGCGAACGGGATTACCGGGTTACGCCGTGCGGCGACGCAGGGTTCTCGGGATTAGGCATCGAGATTCCCGTGCTGCGCCGCCAGCCCCGACTTTTCGCGCGCCGCTGCATCGACTGGAGCGAGCGGCGCCCCCACATCGGCGGCGCGGTGGGGGCAGCCTTGATGGAGCGGTTGCAGGCTCTGGGCTGGATCCGCCGGGAGCGCGCCACCCGCGTGATCCGCGTCACGCCGCGCGGGCGGCGCGGCCTATGGGATACCTTCGGCTTCGGCACGAAATGA